The following nucleotide sequence is from Triticum dicoccoides isolate Atlit2015 ecotype Zavitan chromosome 7B, WEW_v2.0, whole genome shotgun sequence.
CTACTCTTAGTATGGGCCGGATGGGCCGAGCTAGAGCAATTTCTTCTAAGCTTCTTcatccactgacaggtgggcctcgTTCCTCAGACCTACTGGATCAGAGCCCACAACAACACGGGACCCCGATCCACGAACCGCACCGAGCCGAGCCGCATGCTACCACGCCGACTCGCCCCTTTCCTCCCGAAGTCGCGCCTCCTCTTCCGCTCCCTAAACCCTAGCCTCGCCATGTCTCcgtcggacgccgccgccgcccacctgaCCACGGCCCCCGACCCCGACGAGGACATATGCCCCAGCCCCGCTGCCCCCGCTGCCCCCGAGGAGATCGCACCGCCCGTGCCCACGCCCCTGCCTCCGCCGGCGTCCGCGGAGGAGAGGGTGGAGCGCGCGTGGGCGCACTGGAGGCGGCTGGGGTCCCCGAGGCTGGTGGTGGCGCCCATGGTGGACAACTCGGAGCTACCCTTCCGCATGCTGTGCCGCCGCTACGGCGCCGACGCCGCCTACACGCCCATGCTCCACTCCCGCATCTTCTCCGAGAACGAGAAGCACAGGGACATGGAGTTCACTACCTGCAAGGTAACCCACACTTAGGAGCGTCTAGGTCGTCGTCTCACTACGACTCAACTCTAGGAAACCCGAATTTGAGCATCGTGATTCACCTGTAGACCACCGTTGCATAGATTTCTGGTAATTCTTCACTGTTAGAATGGGATTTAAGACTAGCAAGTGGAGAATTTCTGTTATATCATCCAGAAGATTCGGTATATTACTTTGTCCTAGTAGTATAGGACAATAATGGGTAGGCAGTTATTTCCAATAATTAGCTGTATTATGCAGTTACTTTTTGTAGTCTACTATACAATAAAATAAAAATCttgtgcagaatatgacattgatcAAATCTTATACAGGAGGACCGCCCACTTTTTGTTCAGTTTTGTGCAAATGATCCTGACATTTTGTTACAAGCTGCAAAGCTGGTTGAAGCACACTGCGACTATGTTGATTTGAATTTTGGGTAATGTGCCAATTCTTTACGATGTTATACTGAAAAGTATTGTTCTCTTTAGTCACTTATCTGCAGACTTCTGTAGTGGCTCACATATTTTTGTTGCATAAACAAAAATGTACATTACGAAAGATAATCTGCCTCTGATCACTGTCGCTGAAGTATCTCTGTGCCTTCAGCATGATGCTAGCACTGGACCTTGCAGTGATAGAATTTAAACTTTAAGCAACCGAACTATTTTGTTTTATTATTAGGCAAATGTTTCAAAGCACTAAAGCTGCCTATCTGAGGTTTCCTCCGGTACTGCACATTTTGCAAATGTGTCTGCGGTGCCATTATGTCTGTAAATTTATATCTTCATCATTTTTAATATTCAGTACATCGTGCATGTTCCCCATATATGATCATTATTTCAAATATATGATTCAAACTGGAATCTTTTCTAAATGGCAGTAATGCCTCTCTGAAAACTCTGCAGATGTCCACAGCGCATTGCTAAACGGGGATACTATGGGGCATTTCTCATGGACAACCTTCCACTCGTTAAATCGCTTGTGCAAAATCTGTCAGAGAACCTTTGTGTTCCAGTCTCTTGCAAGATCCGCATATTTCCGCGACTGGAAGACACACTTGCGTATGCAAAGATGCTTGAAGAAGCCGGTGCTTCTCTTGTGGCAGTGCATGGGCGTACAAGAGATGAAAAAGATGGGAAGAAATTTCGAGCCGACTGGGATGCCATCAAAGCTGTGAAAGATGCCCTGAGGATACCTGTACTTGCAAATGGAAACATTCGCCATATGGAGGATGTGAAGAGCTGTCTGCAACACACTGGAGCTGATGGCGTGCTTTCAGCTGAACCTCTTTTGGAAAATCCAGCATTATTTGCTGGTTTCGGTACAAAGGAGTGGAAAGAAGATGGCAATGAAGACGGAGATGGTGGTTTAGACCCGGCTGATCTTGCCATTGAGTATTTGAAACTGTGCGAGCAATACCCAGTGCCATGGAGAATGATTCGATCCCATCTCCACAAGTTGCTGGGAAGCTGTTTTAGAGTGCATCCACAAGTGAGGGAGGAATTCAATGCACAGACCAAGCTCACTTTTGAGGGGTTGCATGATATGGTAAAGAAGCTGAAAGAACTCGGCGGTGGAATACCTCTTTACAGAGACCAGACCTCTTTACAGTCACAAATCGGTTCAAACGGGCTAGCTGCAAGCAATGCGTGATGATGCCCATCAATTTTGCCATCTACAGCCTACCGATTTATGGAGGGAAACTAAAGATGAACCGGAAGGCACCAAATATCTAATATCAGTATAGATTGTATCAGCATTTTTGTTGGAACACACTTTGTGGGAGGCACCATGAGTCGTGGTTCTGTAAAAGAGAACTAGTAGGGCCAAAAATGATTTTGTGTAAAGATATGGCAGTGGTTGCCCAATTGATTTGTTCTGAGCATCTGCAGTGGATACCTTATTGTTGTAACAATTGATGTGCACCTCTGCAGACATTATTACGATCTGATATTTTAGTAGTAGTATCTTGTAACAGCTGGACTCAACATTGCTTTAACTTTATTAAATTTAACTGATTTGCTAACTTGCCTTGTAAAAAAGTGCTCCCTCCGATTCATAATACGTATCGCCCGTTTTGAAGTAAGGTTGGTTCAAccttcaaaactgcgacacttaaTATGGATCGGTGAGAGCAAGTATTTGAACTGACAAACTAATGTTCCACTCATCTCAGTTCTATGCATGAGTCTTAATACATACTGCATTACAGAACCATGTCTTATTTGTAGGGTAGTACATACTACATCAATGCTAACCaaagaaagaacaaaaaaaaagaacaaaagaaaaaCCCTATCTATCTTTTGCTGGGTGAAAATTGCTTGTGATGATGAGAATGGAGATGGCTTGATTTAGGTTGGCTCGGCGACCAGCTCCGGCCGCCAATCCGATTTCTCGGCGAACAGCACCCCTTTGTCGTTCTTGGAGAAGGTCAGCCTCACGTCCCAGTGGAGCGACCTCAAGAGCTTCTCCACCTCGCCGATGAGGCCGGAGTCGTCGCGCACGATGATGCTCCCTCCCGGCCTCACGATCCTGTCCACCTCGACGATGACCGGCAACACGGCGCACCTGAACAACACACGTTTGCCGTCATAAACGCTGAACCAGCCATGGCTGAAGTAGAATAGAACTGAGCAGTGACTGACCTGTCCTTTATCTTTGAGAAGAGGTGGTCGGCGTGCAGAAGGTCGTAGGTCCTCGGGTAGGTGCTGAAGGACTCGCACCAGTCATGGTACATGCCGAAGAGCCCGCGGTCGAAGATGATGGGCAGCGTGTCCGGCGCGTCCACGTTGACGACGTTCATCACCCAGACCTTCTGGTCTCTCAGCGCTGCGGCGAACCTGGCAGAGATCATGTGCAGTGCATCGATCAATGTCGTGCAGGATTTCTCGGCGGCAATTAATGGTGTTTGCTAGGTGCAATGGCGAGAGGGTTCTTGTCCCTGATATTACCCTCCGTAGGCGGCTCTCATGTCCATGACGTTCCTCACCCTGGACCAGTCGACGCCCAGGCCGTTGAGGTACGACTTGTCCATGACGCGCCTCCAGTGCTGGTAGTCTGCCACGAAGTCCTCCGGCGCCGCCTTCCCGTACACCCCGACCTGCGAGGTGTTGAGCCAGTTGGGCGGCGCGCGCACCCGCCGCGGCCAGTCCGCCGGCCACCTCGCCCCGCGCTCCGCCGCGCCGGTCGGCACCCGGTGGATGCACGCGTTCAGGCGGACGTACCACGCCGCgttggcgtcgtcgtcgtcgctgcacATGGGAGGCTGCTGCCGCTCCCTGCTCTCGTAGCACTCGTTGGACGTCGGCTTCCGGTAGAAGGCGGCGCCGACGCCGTTGAGCCGGTCTTTCTTGATCGTCACCGGCTCCCAGCACATGGATTTCGTCAGAGCCGTCATTGCTGAGAATGATTCGTTCACTCATGCTCACGGTGAGAACTCATAAGCAAAAATTAGCGCTTAATCATGTCTGCACATACCTTTCCAGATCTCGACGTCATCGGTGAGCTTCTGGTACACGGGCGTGGCGGACCAGACGAAGAGGCCGCCGGGGCGGAGGACGCGGTTGAGCTCGAggaggagggcgccgccgtcggcgtGCCAGGGGACACGGCAGCGCGCGCAGTGGACCAGGTCGAACGCCTTGCTGGGGAAGGGGAGGCGCTTGGAGCCCATGACGGCGGAGATGGCCGGGATGCCACGCTCCAGCGCCATCTGCACCTGCGCCTCGTGCTCGTCCTTGGGCGCGAACGACATGGTCACCACGTCCCGCTCAAACAGGTAGCCCCCGAAGCTGGCCACGCCGCACCCCACGTCCAGCACCACCCGCGTGCGCTTCCCCCACGCGATGCCGCGCACCGACTGCTGCAGGAAGTCGATGTAGTGCAGCGCGCCATGGATGAACTGCGTGCCGCCGCCGGGGAAGAGCAGATACTGCCCGCTCACCTTCACCCAGTTCTGGTGTCCCTTCACCTGGACCAGCTTCGTGTGTGGCACATTGCTCAGCCAAATCTGCACAAGTCATCATCGTCGTGTCAGTGAGTTAGCAATCCATGGCAAGAAGAATGTTTTCTTGTTTGTACCCTGTCGCGGCTCTTTGGCCACTCGACGGGCCGGCGGTAGCCTTTTGGGAGCGCGACGAGGCACGTCGGGCCCTCGTCGGGGCAGTGGCGCTCGCGGTGCTCGTAGCGCCGGAAGTTCTCCGGCCGCAGCTTCTTGACGGCCTTCTCGTTGTCCAGGCACGGGATGTAGTCGGCGCCAGCCTTGACGTTGCACGTCCGCCACTCGTGCTGCTCCTCCCCGTCCGTGCTGTTGCCGTCGCCCGCGTCTTCCTGCCGCCGGTCCTTCTCCCGGTGGGACTGATCGCGCTGCGTTGCCCACGCGCTCTGGTCTCCTCCGGCGCCGACGGCCGAGTCCTCGCCTTGCAGCGTATCGACGACGTTGTGGTTCACCGAGCCGGCACCGCTGCCGTCCGTGTCCTCCTTGTGCTCTGACTCGGCTGCCTTGTCGTCTCCGCCGCCCTCTTCTTGCCCGGGGTCGGACTCCACCTCCACCAACGTGCGGCCGTCCTCTTCGACCAGCGATTGATCGCTGCTACGCTCCTCCTCTGTCTGCTCCTGATCGGGTCTATCCTCATCCGATTGCCGCTCCGCCGCCTCGTCCTCCTGCGCCTCGCGGCGGAGGATGCCCGTGCCGGGCTGCTCATCGCCGGCGCTCATACGCTCCTCCTCATCGCTCTGCCGCTGCCGCGCGATGCTCTCCTCCTCGATGCCGCCGTCCAGGTTCCTCTCCTCCACCGTGGCGCGAGGCATCTGCAGATGCGACTGCTGCTCTTCTTCCTGATCGTTGTCCAGCGTTTCTTGCTCCTtgtccgcgcccgccgccgccgccgccgtggcgtcctcctcctcctcggcggtggcctcgctggcggcgacgcggacaCGCTCGTTGCTCTGGTCTTCGTCCACCGCCGCCTCGTCGCTCTTGGAGTCCTCGCCGCCGGAGACACGCTCGTCCAGATCGGGCTTGGCATGCGGGTCGTCCACGGCCGCCACGGTGACGGCGCTGCCGCGCTCCTGCTCGGCGCCGCCATCCTCCTCGGAGCCAGCGTCCTCCTTGCTCAGCGTCCCGTCCTCGGCCTCGAGCtcgcgcggcggcgacggcggcgctttCTCCCTGGTCACCTCGTACGCGAACGACGAGCGCGTGGTGTGGCGGTACGCCGTGACGGCGGCCGCCTTGTCCCCGTCGTCCGGCCCGGCGATGGACGCGGACGAGGTGGACGTGAGTAAGTAGGCGCCGGCGACGCAGAGCGCCACGAGCACCCCCGTGGTGGCGTAGTAGACGCACGCCGACGCCGCCGcggacgacgccgccgccccgcccccgcGCTTCCCGGCGGCGCGCGAGCTCCGTCCTCCCACCCCCGCCATGCCGATCGGCCGATGGATGGGTCGATCTATCTAAGCTGGTAGTGCCACCATTAGTTTGGGCGCGGGTTTTAGGCGCTGTGTTTGCGCTGTGGGGCGCGACGGGCGTACGTGGCGCGCCATGCACACGAGTTTGGGGAACGCGGGGTGATCCCCGCACGTCGGGGGGCGAGCAGGATGTGGGGATGACGTGTGGGGTCAGCAGGCGGTTCGCTGGTTGAGCGGCTTGGCGCGGGACAGGACTCGCAGGAGAATCGGGACACGGAGCCGTGGATCTCTCCCGTGCCGGTTAGTTTGTTTGTTGCTCCCGTCAACAGATCATGAGCAGTCTTTTCTTAACTTCTTTCTTCGTCTTGTAGACTACTACTTTTGGTCGGTTGATCCCATGGAAATTGGAGGCAATCTTTGCATGAACCAGCAATTCGCTGAACTGCATTTTTTTAACAACCGTACGtgtattctcaaaaaaaaaaaaaaaaacgtaCGTGTGGATGGGTTAACAACTAGCTACGAATCTCAAGGGATTGCCATGGAGGAAAGGGGATCGAGAGAGGAATTATTTCAGTATTCGAATTGCAGTAGCTAGTTACAGGTTTCTCCTCTTACAAGCTAACGAACAGAGCCGTTCAACCAATGGCCGAATGACACGGTAGCTGGGACACGTCGATATATAGTTCACTTGACCCACTCGTCTGATGCGTATCGCTGGGTTGGCTGTCTCAGTCGCTTGTCGAGCCGAACCACCTCCTGGGCTTCGTTGGTTGGGTTGTCTCCTGTAGTAGCCCGTGGTTTAGCCTTAACATCCCCCTTCCCTTGAAATGCCGCTTGTCCCCAAGCGGCCGCTCGAGGAAAACGCTGCTTCAATGCCTCCAGATCCTCCCAAGTTGCTAATGACTCCGGCTGATCAGACCGCTGAATAAGACGTTGAGGAACTGCTCGCTCGCCAGCTTGACGGAAATGCCGCTGAAGCACTTTGACAGGGATAGCAAGCTGTGAATCAACAGGAGGAATATTAGATTGTACCTGACAATGAGGCCCCAATGCTTTCTTCAATTGAGACACATGCAAAACTGGATGTATTTTGCTATGAGGAGGAAGTTGCAGGCGATAAGCAGAAGGACCAATGCGCTCCAGTATCTTGAAGGGGGCATAGAACTTGAAAAGAAGCATATGATGTGCACGGGGAGCAACAGAAGACTGCACATATGGCTGTAGTTTCATAAAGACAGAGTCACCCACTTGAAATACCCTGTCATATCTCTTCTTGTCTGCTTGATTCTTCATACGGACGCGCACACGTTCCAAATGCTGCTGCAACAGCCTGAGCATGAGTGCGCGATCTTGGAGCCAAGTGGACAGTTCTGGCACTAAACAAGCGTCTGCATCTGATATGCCAAATTGACAAGGAGAATGCCCATACAGAGTCTCAAATGGAGATTTACCTTGCAAAGAGGAATGCATACTAGTGTTATACCAATACTCCGCGAGTGACAGCCACTGCGCCCACTTAGCCGGGCATGCATGCGTGAAACATCGAAGAAAGGCTTCCAAGCACTGATTCACGCACTCTGACTGTCCGTCAGTCTAGGGATGATGGGAAGAACTCATCTTGAGCTTAGTGCTTGTCAGAGCAGCAATCTCTCGCCAAAAACGACTGGTAAAGATACAATCACTATCAATAACAATTGATTCAGGCATCCCGTGAAGCTTGTATATGTTGTCCATGAACGCTGTAGTCACCGTGGATACAATAAAGGGATGCTGAAGACCAATAAAATGTGCATACTTGGACAGCTTGTCCACAACCACTAGAATGCAATTAAAGCAACCTGATTTTGGAAGGCCTTCGACAAAATCCATAGCAAGTAGTTGCCAGTACTGAGAAGGAACTGGCAAAGGAGCAAGAAGTCCAGGGTATTTAGCACGATCTGGTTTAGCACGTTGACAGATCAAGCATTCTTGCACCATCTTATGCACTTGATTAGTCATGCCTTTCCAATAGAATAATTTCTTGAGCTTCCGCAAGGTGACTGGCACACCTGAATGTACTCCCAGGGGACTAGCATGGAAAGCCTCAATAATTTTCACTGTCATGGGCGAGCCACTAGGCAACCAAAATCGCTGCTTGTACCTGATCAGTCCATTTTGCAGAGAAAAAACTTCTTCATTGTCAGAGCGAACATCCAATCTTGTAAGCAATTCTTGCGCTTCTTGATCATGTTGGTAGGTGTCACACACATCCTACAACCAAGCTGGGTGCTGATAAGTGATCGCTAATAATTCAGACTCAAGCTGGGCATCTGCAACTCGATTTTCAGACCCTTTTTTGTACTTGATCTTGAATTGTAAACCTAGCAACTTAGTGAACACTTTCTGCTGCCAGGGAGTATGCAAGCATTGGTTTTCCAGATAGGCCAAACTCCAGTGGTCAGTAAAAATCAAAAACTCATAATGTTGTAGGTATGTGTGCCACTGTTCAACAGCCAATAAAATCGCCATGTATTCCTTCTCATAAGTGGACAATCCACGATTCTTTGGTCCCAACCCCTTATTGACAAATGCTATTGGATGTCCCTTCTATAACAACATGGCACCTACCCCAGTGTCACTAGCATCTGTTTCAACCACAAACTGAACCTTGAAATCTGGCAAAGCAAGTACAAGTGCTGATGTTAGAGCTTTTTTTAACACTTCAAAAGCAGTCTGTGTTGTTGTAGACCATATAAAGGGCACATTCTTGCGCAGGAGATGAGTCAAGGGCTGACTGATAACACCATAATTGCGCACAAATTTCCTGTAGTACCCGGCAAGTCCAAGAAACCCTCGAAGCTCCTTAATAGATTGGGGCACTGGCCACTCAAGTACTGCTTGCACCTTAGCTAGGTCTATTGACACTCCGTTCCCACTGACCACAAAGCCCAGATAGGATATGCTATGTTGGGCGAATGCACATTTTGATTCTTTAACTCTCCACTGATGTTGCCTTAGTAGTTGCAAAACTTGCTTGAGGTGCTGCACATGTTCCTCTAAGGTAGCACTAAACACCAGTATATCATCAAAGAATACGACTGCACAGACACGGTCCACAAGCGCTAGAGTAATGTTCATCTCTCCTTGGGATATAGATGGCCCTCCCGTCAGCCCAAATGATACCACATTAAACTCATAGTGACCATTATGTGTATGAAAGGCCGTCTTGTATTCTTCCCCGGGAGCCAAATGGATCCGATGATACCCAGCACGAAGGTCCAATTTGGAAAACCATGAGGCGCCTGATAATTCATCGAGCAATTCATCTATCATGGGCAGAGGATATTTAGTCTTCAGTGTCAACATTTTCAGTTGTCTGTAATCAACACAGAGTCGCCATGTGCCGTCCTTTGTCTTAACCAAAATGATTGGGGAGGCAAATGGACTAGTGCTAGGCAAAATTACACCGGATGCTAGCATTTCTTTCACTTGTCGTTCTATTTCTGTCTTTTGCTCAGGGGAATACCTGTATGGTCTAATGTTAACATGACGAGCTCCCTCCACCAGCGGTATTTTGTGATCACAGGAGCGACGAGGAGGAAGGCCAGCAGACTCCTCAAAGATATCTGCAAACGAAGCAATAACTTGCTGAATTTCCTCTGGTACATCCTCAAGTACTGTCACTTTAGTCTCTTGTGTTTCTCGAATAAGCTGTAACTCCACTATAGTGAATTCAAACTCAGATGGAGGATCTCCTTGTAGAACAACCTTACTGTCCTTGTAATCAAAGGATAACCACTTTTGTAACCAATTGACACTCATAGTCCCTTGAGCTGAGAGCCAATCCATACCAATAATACCATCATAATGTTGTAGAGGCAAGATTTTAAAATCAGTAACAAATCGATGCCCCCCTACTGACCAGCCAGATTTAGGAATCCAAGCAAAACACACTAGCTGCCCCCCTCCTGCAATTCGGACCCACTGCATTTTGCTCAACCTTTGCTGGCCTGCTAACTGACTTGCCAATCTGTCACTAAGGAATGAATGCAAGCTGCCAGAGTCCAGTAAGAAGATCACTTCCTGTCCTGCAACTTGACAAGTGAGTCGAATAACACTGTTAGCCGGGCCAGCTGTTTGTGTTTCCGCAGATAAGACCATCAGATCGACTTCACTATCATCCGAGTCTACAGAATTAGTAGCACACACTTCCAACAATTCCTGCACCACATGCAGCTGTAGTGTATTATTGCACTTGTGGTCTTTGCCCCATCGCTCACCACATATATAACACAACCCTTTTGCTCTCCTGTAAGCCTTGAGAGTAGCCAACTTGTCCTTTGGAACTGAGGTCATTTTCTGTCTGTCAGAGGTCCTTACTTCACTAGGCACCTTATATTCCGTTGGCTGTTTATACTGCCGCGAAGGAGTGGAGTAGCTCGTTCGCTTGTCGATACTCTGGTTCACTATCCCCAACCTCTTCCTGTACTACATCGATTGAATAAGCTGCATCCAAATCAGCTGGACGTTGCACTACTACTACCATCCTGACAGTGGGCTTCAGGCCATCGACAAAACATGTGGTATAATGCAGCATATCAGGCTCAGGATCATATGTACTCTTCCACAGATCCATCAACTCTGAAAACTGATTTATGTACTCTTCCACAAACCATGTCTGACGCAGTCTATACATTTTGCGCACAAGTGTTTGATGCTGATTTCGCCCAAAGCAAGCAAGGACAGCGGCACAAAACTCATCCCACGATGAACGAATAAACTTCTGTTGAACTGATGAGAGCCAATGCGTCGCCGAGCCTTCGAACTGCATATCTGCTACTGCAATCTAGAGGTCAGGATCTGCATCGAACATATCAAAGTAATCCACACATCTCGTCTGCCATAACTTGGGATTCTCTCCATCAAACCTCGAAAAATGCACTGATGGTGGTCGTCCATGCCTTGAATTTCCTGACGAAGATGACGCGCCATTCCGCCTCTCGCGGTGTGACAGATTGGAGAAGGAAGAGGTCGATCTGGGCAAATCAGCCATACCTCAAGCTGGCGGTAGAATATATGGCCCAGACGAGGCCGCGTCCTTCGCCACCATGGATCAACGGAACGCCTGCGTGTTCCCTTCCGCCGCGCCCTTGGGAGAGCGCTCGGCCCCTTTTGCTTCATTGGGACGAGTTGTCGAACCCTTGGCGACGCGCAGTTCCTGGATCTGCTTGAGGAGGTCCGCTTCGGCGCCGTCAGTGTACGCTTGCATGTCGTTCACGGCTGTTTCCATCGCCGCCTCGATGGCCTTGTCGACGGCCGCCCCGACCGAGTGCGACACCACCGCCTCAACTGCGCCGCCCACCGCCGCAAcaatcatcgcctcaatctccttctGGTGGCGAAGATGGGTCGCCTCGCTTGCGTGCGTGACCATCTTATAGATCGCCTTGCCCTCCGAAGTGAGATTGTCCACGAGTTCCTGCCGCcggcgcgctgccgccgccgccagcctagTCTCATGCGGATGCTCCAGCATGGGTGGGGAAATTTTGGCTCTGAGTACCAATTGTTAACAACTAGCTACAAAACTCAAGGGATTGCCATGGAGGAAAGGGGATCGAGAGAGGAATTGCTTCAGTATTCGAATTGCAGTAGCTAGTTACAGGTTTCTCCTCTTACAAGCTGATGGCAGAGCTGTTCAACCAATGGCCGAATGACACGGTAGCTGGGACACGTCGATATATAgttctgaaagtgctagttatcgactagaggggggggtgaataggcgatttttatgaaagtcttcaaaacatggaagtttcgaagataaacaatagaaacaacctaattgatatgcagcggaagataaactacaacaagcaagccataatcaagtatgcaatagcattaacgttcgaagattaatagctgctaggtagtaggatcaggatggaagatagtatgaa
It contains:
- the LOC119337638 gene encoding tRNA-dihydrouridine(16/17) synthase [NAD(P)(+)]-like; amino-acid sequence: MLPRRLAPFLPKSRLLFRSLNPSLAMSPSDAAAAHLTTAPDPDEDICPSPAAPAAPEEIAPPVPTPLPPPASAEERVERAWAHWRRLGSPRLVVAPMVDNSELPFRMLCRRYGADAAYTPMLHSRIFSENEKHRDMEFTTCKEDRPLFVQFCANDPDILLQAAKLVEAHCDYVDLNFGCPQRIAKRGYYGAFLMDNLPLVKSLVQNLSENLCVPVSCKIRIFPRLEDTLAYAKMLEEAGASLVAVHGRTRDEKDGKKFRADWDAIKAVKDALRIPVLANGNIRHMEDVKSCLQHTGADGVLSAEPLLENPALFAGFGTKEWKEDGNEDGDGGLDPADLAIEYLKLCEQYPVPWRMIRSHLHKLLGSCFRVHPQVREEFNAQTKLTFEGLHDMVKKLKELGGGIPLYRDQTSLQSQIGSNGLAASNA
- the LOC119337637 gene encoding probable methyltransferase PMT24 translates to MAGVGGRSSRAAGKRGGGAAASSAAASACVYYATTGVLVALCVAGAYLLTSTSSASIAGPDDGDKAAAVTAYRHTTRSSFAYEVTREKAPPSPPRELEAEDGTLSKEDAGSEEDGGAEQERGSAVTVAAVDDPHAKPDLDERVSGGEDSKSDEAAVDEDQSNERVRVAASEATAEEEEDATAAAAAGADKEQETLDNDQEEEQQSHLQMPRATVEERNLDGGIEEESIARQRQSDEEERMSAGDEQPGTGILRREAQEDEAAERQSDEDRPDQEQTEEERSSDQSLVEEDGRTLVEVESDPGQEEGGGDDKAAESEHKEDTDGSGAGSVNHNVVDTLQGEDSAVGAGGDQSAWATQRDQSHREKDRRQEDAGDGNSTDGEEQHEWRTCNVKAGADYIPCLDNEKAVKKLRPENFRRYEHRERHCPDEGPTCLVALPKGYRRPVEWPKSRDRIWLSNVPHTKLVQVKGHQNWVKVSGQYLLFPGGGTQFIHGALHYIDFLQQSVRGIAWGKRTRVVLDVGCGVASFGGYLFERDVVTMSFAPKDEHEAQVQMALERGIPAISAVMGSKRLPFPSKAFDLVHCARCRVPWHADGGALLLELNRVLRPGGLFVWSATPVYQKLTDDVEIWKAMTALTKSMCWEPVTIKKDRLNGVGAAFYRKPTSNECYESRERQQPPMCSDDDDANAAWYVRLNACIHRVPTGAAERGARWPADWPRRVRAPPNWLNTSQVGVYGKAAPEDFVADYQHWRRVMDKSYLNGLGVDWSRVRNVMDMRAAYGGFAAALRDQKVWVMNVVNVDAPDTLPIIFDRGLFGMYHDWCESFSTYPRTYDLLHADHLFSKIKDRCAVLPVIVEVDRIVRPGGSIIVRDDSGLIGEVEKLLRSLHWDVRLTFSKNDKGVLFAEKSDWRPELVAEPT